A single genomic interval of Camelina sativa cultivar DH55 chromosome 11, Cs, whole genome shotgun sequence harbors:
- the LOC104728045 gene encoding uncharacterized protein LOC104728045 has protein sequence MGLSCLQLSPANGPTPNRDVAFMIPDNCDGCKKIMTETIPKFKGVASSVTDTKNQKIVVTGSFNEEKLLKKLKKVTCEDVEIVVKSEKKGDERKELEKFLMMFRDENPNAKCTIS, from the exons atgggttTGTCTTGCTTACAGCTTTCACCCGCAAATGGTCCTACTCCTAACAG GGATGTCGCATTCATGATACCGGATAACTGTGACGGATGTAAGAAAATTATGACTGAAACCATACCCAAATTCAAAG GAGTTGCATCAAGTGTGACGGATACTAAGAACCAAAAGATTGTGGTCACTGGAAGTTTTAACGAGGAGAAGTTGTTGAAAAAACTCAAGAAAGTAACATGTGAAGACGTGGAGATTGTGGTCAAAAGTGAGAAGAAGGGTGATGAGCGTAAAGAATTGGAGAAGTTTCTGATGATGTTCAGAGATGAAAATCCCAACGCCAAATGTACTATTTCGTAA